From Miscanthus floridulus cultivar M001 chromosome 15, ASM1932011v1, whole genome shotgun sequence, the proteins below share one genomic window:
- the LOC136508751 gene encoding uncharacterized protein isoform X1 yields MPKSKRNRPVTLSKTKKKPGLERKGKVVAEIKDAIDKYSSAYVFTYDNMRNQKLKDLREQLKSSSRIFLAGKKVMQIALGRSPADEAKTGLHKLSKFLQGDSGLFFTNLPRDDVERMFREFEEHDFARTGSTATETVELKEGPLEQFTHEMEPFLRKQGLPVRLNKGVVELVADHVVCEEGKPLSPEAAQTLVFQSSSIISIATFGSDCLEYRWQHSVYTLCAAGRVMSLKFTKKA; encoded by the exons ATGCCGAAATCCAAGCGCAACCGCCCAG TGACCTTATCAAAGACCAAGAAGAAGCCAGGTTTAGAGCGCAAGGGCAAAGTAGTCGCCGAGATCAAAGATGCTATTGACAAATACAGCAGCGCCTATGTTTTCACCTACGATAACATGAGGAATCAGAAGCTCAAGGACCTCAGGGAGCAGCTCAAATCCTCTAGCAG GATATTTCTCGCTGGAAAGAAGGTCATGCAGATAGCATTGGGGCGTTCACCTGCTGATGAAGCTAAAACAGGCCTCCACAAACTTTCCAAG TTCCTTCAAGGTGACTCTGGTCTGTTCTTTACCAATCTTCCAAGGGATGATGTTGAGAG GATGTTTCGAGAATTTGAGGAGCATGATTTTGCAAGGACAGGAAGTACTGCGACAGAGAcg GTGGAGCTTAAGGAAGGTCCTCTGGAACAGTTCACACATGAGATGGAGCCCTTTCTACGGAAGCAAGGACTTCCAGTTCGCTTGAACAAAG GTGTTGTAGAGTTGGTTGCAGACCATGTAGTTTGTGAGGAAGGAAAGCCCCTTTCACCAGAAGCAGCACAGACTCTG GTGTTCCAGTCGTCCAGTATCATCTCTATTGCAACTTTCGGAAG CGATTGCTTGGAATACAGATGGCAACATTCCGTCTATACCTTGTGTGCCGCTGGTCGTGTGATGAGTTTGAAGTTTACAAAGAAGGCTTGA
- the LOC136508751 gene encoding uncharacterized protein isoform X2, producing MPKSKRNRPVTLSKTKKKPGLERKGKVVAEIKDAIDKYSSAYVFTYDNMRNQKLKDLREQLKSSSRIFLAGKKVMQIALGRSPADEAKTGLHKLSKFLQGDSGLFFTNLPRDDVERMFREFEEHDFARTGSTATETVELKEGPLEQFTHEMEPFLRKQGLPVRLNKGVVELVADHVVCEEGKPLSPEAAQTLRLLGIQMATFRLYLVCRWSCDEFEVYKEGLMHLGADDSS from the exons ATGCCGAAATCCAAGCGCAACCGCCCAG TGACCTTATCAAAGACCAAGAAGAAGCCAGGTTTAGAGCGCAAGGGCAAAGTAGTCGCCGAGATCAAAGATGCTATTGACAAATACAGCAGCGCCTATGTTTTCACCTACGATAACATGAGGAATCAGAAGCTCAAGGACCTCAGGGAGCAGCTCAAATCCTCTAGCAG GATATTTCTCGCTGGAAAGAAGGTCATGCAGATAGCATTGGGGCGTTCACCTGCTGATGAAGCTAAAACAGGCCTCCACAAACTTTCCAAG TTCCTTCAAGGTGACTCTGGTCTGTTCTTTACCAATCTTCCAAGGGATGATGTTGAGAG GATGTTTCGAGAATTTGAGGAGCATGATTTTGCAAGGACAGGAAGTACTGCGACAGAGAcg GTGGAGCTTAAGGAAGGTCCTCTGGAACAGTTCACACATGAGATGGAGCCCTTTCTACGGAAGCAAGGACTTCCAGTTCGCTTGAACAAAG GTGTTGTAGAGTTGGTTGCAGACCATGTAGTTTGTGAGGAAGGAAAGCCCCTTTCACCAGAAGCAGCACAGACTCTG CGATTGCTTGGAATACAGATGGCAACATTCCGTCTATACCTTGTGTGCCGCTGGTCGTGTGATGAGTTTGAAGTTTACAAAGAAGGCTTGATGCACCTAGGAGCTGATGATTCCTCTTAA
- the LOC136508590 gene encoding uncharacterized protein, with product MAMAAGAGAALLRSVATKMARAPPRLPSALDHHGRLPTSSGDLWLSRFSTSTGSTPSSANLRDPQTYNKKIPSGNEWDWFIAGVKDAAPKAAYGLVFSGSIFIYFYVIPALDRINAQMDALCDKLNAFNKEMEQQQNERGHAALDSMGSQIEARDEVGEFSKGQRIQASGQVKEHL from the exons ATGGCAATggcagcaggagcaggagcagcgctCCTTCGTTCTGTGGCCACCAAGATGGCCCGCGCACCGCCTCGCCTTCCATCTGCACTAGATCACCATGGCCGCCTTCCAACGAGCTCCGGTGACCTTTGGCTTTCTAGATTCTCTACTTCTACTGGTTCCACGCCGTCGTCAGCTAACCTCAGG GATCCTCAAACTTATAACAAGAAAATTCCCAGTGGCAATGAGTGGGACTG GTTTATAGCTGGAGTCAAAGATGCTGCACCCAAGGCAGCTTACGGCCTGGTGTTCAGTGGCtccatttttatatatttttatgtCATTCCGGCACTGGACCGTATAAATGCCCAAATGGACGCCCTCTGTGACAAATTGAACGCCTTTAATAAAGAGATGGAGCAGCAACAAAATGAAAGGGGACATGCAGCTCTCGATTCTATGGGAAGTCAGATAGAAGCTAGAGATGAAGTGGGCGAGTTTTCTAAAGGCCAAAGGATACAAGCATCGG GACAAGTTAAGGAGCATCTGTGA